Proteins from a genomic interval of Fodinicurvata sp. EGI_FJ10296:
- the cobO gene encoding cob(I)yrinic acid a,c-diamide adenosyltransferase, giving the protein MKTEGMTDEEINRRHAEKMAKKKIARDKIIATKTIEKGLLIVHTGKGKGKSTAAFGMVCRAIGHGFKVGVVQFVKGKWQTGEKKVIEAFPDQVTVATMGEGFTWETQDRQRDVAAARAAWDQAKEMIANPEYRMVLLDELNIVLRYDYLPLDEVLETLAARPADTHVIITGRNAKEPLIEAADMVTEMTMIKHPFRDGVKAQAAIEF; this is encoded by the coding sequence ATGAAGACCGAAGGCATGACCGACGAGGAAATCAACCGGCGTCACGCCGAAAAGATGGCCAAAAAGAAGATCGCCCGCGACAAGATCATCGCGACCAAGACGATCGAAAAGGGGCTGTTGATCGTCCATACCGGCAAGGGCAAGGGCAAGTCGACAGCCGCTTTCGGCATGGTCTGCCGCGCCATCGGTCACGGCTTCAAGGTCGGCGTCGTCCAGTTCGTCAAGGGCAAGTGGCAGACGGGCGAGAAAAAGGTGATCGAGGCCTTTCCCGATCAGGTGACCGTGGCCACCATGGGCGAAGGCTTCACCTGGGAAACCCAGGACCGCCAGCGCGATGTCGCCGCCGCCCGCGCGGCTTGGGATCAGGCAAAGGAAATGATCGCCAATCCCGAATACCGCATGGTGCTGCTGGACGAGTTGAACATCGTGCTGCGCTATGACTATCTGCCGCTGGACGAGGTGCTGGAAACGCTCGCCGCCCGCCCGGCCGATACCCATGTCATCATCACCGGGCGCAACGCCAAGGAACCGCTGATCGAGGCCGCCGACATGGTCACCGAGATGACCATGATCAAACACCCGTTCCGCGACGGCGTGAAGGCCCAGGCGGCGATCGAGTTTTGA
- the cobN gene encoding cobaltochelatase subunit CobN → MHLLNAAAGAVSDGSDPVDLGQDPGDIVVITSADTEITCIARACAELAEGAADAAPSVRLANYMALGHNMSVDMYLDRVIAESRYVIVRLLGGVPYWRYGIEQLNAVCRDAGIPLAVVPGTVSEDPELDALCTVPKDDARRIWDYFREGGIDNARRMLSFAQARLSGSDDWQDAAPLAPAGPHPIADSVTADLPDDAPRVALTFYRALVQAGTTEPIDALAASLAERGLRPMAFFVSSLKDPKSKKVLQAAFDANPPDVVINATSFAGGDAGADWTPGILDDGKRPVIQVALAAAGEADWRENDRGLSPKDLAMWVALPEVDGRIVGPAVAFKDRSTQDPLTQTMLTRFQVVPDRIDRAADMALAWTRLGRTPRHDRTLAIVMANYPGRPGRVANAVGLDTPESTLAVLSALKSAGYEAETPWPDGGAMMADLETGAAGLTDGEAFLPVAIHTALLAALPDGMKAAVEDRWGLPESDPNFDAERGGFPINARRCGQVWVGLQPKRNHQVDVSEDYHSPDLVPPHAYIAFYLWLRHRAAVQAIVQMGKHGTLEWLPGKALAMSDTCWPDALGGPMPTLYPFIVNDPGEGTQAKRRLGAVILDHLTPPLTRADNYGPVRDLERLVDEYYDAAGLDQRRLEILRRDILDVVRANGLDHECGITPSDDDDTMLGKIDAHLCDLKELQIRDGLHTLGLPPTGEARTSLILALARMPGRDGRESLTGALAADLALTWPTEDDDTAPFDPLTAEPSAPWTGPQPAILADAAPDAPWRLAADTIERLETVAAGLIDGTHPLPADWPRTAAALDAVSTTLIPALDGGAADEIGHLLAALDGGFVPPGRSGAPTRGRADVLPTGRNFFSVDTRTIPTPTAWTLGWASADALVTRYRQDHGGWPKGMVITVWGTASMRTGGDDLAQAMALIGVQPVWDTASRRLTGFEIIPASVLDRPRVDVTLRISGFFRDAFPYQIDLFDSAVRAVAALDEPDKTNPIAAAVRRDRAALADDGAEAAEADKRAGFRVFGAAPGVYGTGLQDRVDQGDWTDRADLAQTFLDWSGYAYGSGAEGTHDTQGFARRLTETDAVVQNRDSDEQDILDGNDYYQFQGGALSAIAGLTGREVQAYTPDHGRPGKPVIRSLEQEIARTVRARAANPKWIAGMMRHGYKGAQELAATVDNLFGFAATSRAVEDRHFEMLAEAYLDDPEVRDFLERSNPAAGADIADRLAEALGRGLWQPRSNTWHDKLAALSARWRGRTATNDIQAREEMEP, encoded by the coding sequence ATGCATCTTCTGAACGCGGCGGCCGGCGCTGTTTCCGATGGATCCGACCCGGTCGATCTGGGCCAGGATCCCGGCGACATCGTCGTCATCACCTCGGCCGATACCGAGATCACCTGCATCGCGCGCGCCTGCGCCGAACTGGCCGAGGGCGCGGCGGACGCCGCCCCATCGGTGCGGCTGGCGAATTACATGGCGCTCGGCCACAACATGTCGGTCGACATGTATCTCGACCGCGTGATCGCTGAATCGCGCTATGTGATCGTGCGGCTGCTGGGCGGGGTGCCGTATTGGCGCTATGGGATCGAGCAGTTGAACGCCGTCTGCCGTGATGCCGGCATTCCGCTGGCCGTGGTGCCGGGCACGGTGTCCGAGGACCCCGAGCTTGATGCCCTGTGCACCGTGCCAAAGGACGACGCCCGGCGGATCTGGGACTATTTCCGCGAAGGCGGCATCGACAACGCCCGGCGCATGTTGTCCTTTGCCCAGGCGCGGTTGAGCGGCAGTGATGACTGGCAGGACGCCGCCCCTCTGGCGCCGGCCGGTCCGCACCCGATCGCCGACTCCGTAACCGCCGATCTGCCAGACGACGCGCCGCGCGTGGCGCTGACATTCTATCGGGCGCTGGTTCAGGCCGGCACGACCGAGCCGATCGACGCGCTTGCCGCCTCGCTGGCCGAACGCGGATTGCGGCCCATGGCCTTTTTCGTGTCCAGCCTGAAGGACCCGAAGTCGAAGAAGGTGCTGCAAGCCGCCTTCGACGCCAACCCGCCCGATGTGGTGATCAACGCCACAAGTTTCGCGGGCGGCGATGCCGGGGCCGACTGGACACCGGGCATTCTGGACGACGGCAAGCGCCCGGTCATCCAGGTCGCGCTGGCGGCGGCGGGTGAAGCCGACTGGCGCGAAAACGACCGGGGGCTGTCGCCCAAGGATCTCGCCATGTGGGTGGCCCTGCCCGAGGTTGACGGCCGCATCGTCGGCCCGGCGGTGGCGTTCAAGGACCGCAGCACCCAGGACCCGCTGACTCAGACCATGCTGACCCGCTTTCAGGTCGTTCCCGACCGGATCGACCGCGCCGCCGATATGGCTCTGGCCTGGACGCGCCTCGGCCGCACACCCCGGCATGACCGCACGCTGGCGATCGTCATGGCCAATTATCCGGGCCGTCCGGGCCGGGTGGCCAACGCCGTCGGCCTCGACACGCCGGAAAGCACCCTGGCGGTGCTGTCGGCGCTGAAGTCGGCCGGTTACGAGGCCGAAACGCCCTGGCCCGACGGCGGCGCCATGATGGCCGATCTGGAAACCGGCGCGGCCGGATTGACGGACGGTGAGGCGTTCCTGCCGGTGGCGATCCATACCGCGCTGTTGGCCGCCCTGCCCGACGGCATGAAGGCGGCGGTCGAGGACCGCTGGGGCCTGCCGGAATCCGATCCGAACTTCGATGCCGAGCGCGGCGGATTCCCGATCAACGCCCGGCGCTGCGGCCAGGTCTGGGTCGGACTTCAACCCAAACGCAACCATCAGGTCGACGTATCGGAAGACTATCACAGCCCCGATCTGGTGCCGCCGCACGCCTATATCGCGTTCTATCTGTGGCTGCGCCACCGCGCTGCCGTTCAGGCCATCGTTCAGATGGGCAAGCACGGCACGCTGGAATGGCTGCCCGGCAAGGCGCTGGCGATGTCCGACACCTGCTGGCCGGACGCGCTGGGCGGGCCGATGCCGACGCTTTATCCGTTCATCGTCAACGACCCGGGCGAAGGCACGCAGGCCAAGCGCCGTCTGGGCGCGGTGATCCTGGACCATCTGACGCCGCCGCTGACCCGCGCCGACAACTATGGCCCGGTTCGCGATCTGGAACGGCTGGTCGACGAGTATTACGACGCCGCCGGGCTCGACCAGCGCCGACTGGAGATCCTGCGCCGCGATATCCTCGATGTCGTCCGGGCCAACGGGCTGGATCACGAATGCGGCATCACGCCGTCGGACGATGACGACACCATGCTGGGCAAGATCGACGCCCATCTGTGCGATCTGAAGGAACTGCAGATCCGCGACGGACTGCATACGCTAGGCCTGCCCCCGACGGGTGAGGCGCGGACCTCGCTGATCCTGGCGCTCGCCCGCATGCCGGGCCGCGATGGCCGGGAGTCGCTAACCGGCGCACTGGCCGCCGATCTGGCCCTGACCTGGCCGACCGAGGATGACGACACCGCGCCCTTCGATCCGCTGACCGCCGAGCCCTCGGCGCCCTGGACCGGCCCGCAACCGGCCATTCTGGCCGACGCGGCACCGGACGCGCCGTGGCGCCTGGCCGCCGATACCATCGAACGGCTGGAGACCGTGGCGGCGGGGCTGATCGACGGCACCCACCCCCTGCCCGCCGACTGGCCGCGCACGGCGGCCGCACTCGACGCGGTTTCCACCACTCTGATCCCGGCGCTGGATGGCGGCGCGGCGGACGAGATTGGCCATCTGCTGGCCGCGCTCGACGGTGGTTTCGTGCCGCCGGGCCGGTCGGGCGCGCCGACGCGCGGCCGGGCCGATGTGCTGCCGACCGGGCGCAATTTCTTCTCCGTCGACACCCGCACCATTCCCACCCCGACCGCCTGGACGCTGGGTTGGGCCTCGGCCGACGCGCTGGTCACCCGCTATCGTCAGGACCATGGCGGCTGGCCAAAGGGCATGGTGATCACGGTCTGGGGCACGGCGTCGATGCGCACCGGCGGCGACGATCTTGCCCAGGCCATGGCGTTGATCGGCGTGCAGCCGGTCTGGGACACGGCGTCCCGGCGGCTGACCGGGTTCGAGATCATACCCGCCAGCGTGCTCGACCGGCCGCGCGTGGACGTGACGCTGCGCATCTCCGGCTTTTTCCGCGACGCCTTCCCCTATCAGATCGACCTGTTCGACAGCGCGGTGCGGGCCGTGGCCGCGCTGGACGAGCCGGATAAAACCAATCCGATCGCGGCCGCCGTCCGGCGCGACCGGGCGGCGTTGGCCGACGATGGCGCCGAGGCGGCAGAGGCCGACAAGCGCGCCGGTTTCCGTGTCTTCGGCGCGGCGCCCGGCGTTTACGGCACCGGGCTGCAGGATCGCGTCGATCAGGGCGACTGGACCGACCGCGCCGATCTGGCCCAGACCTTTCTGGACTGGAGCGGCTATGCCTATGGCAGCGGGGCGGAAGGCACCCACGATACCCAGGGCTTCGCGCGGCGGCTGACCGAAACCGACGCCGTCGTGCAGAACCGCGACAGCGACGAGCAGGATATCCTGGACGGCAACGACTATTATCAGTTCCAGGGCGGCGCGCTGTCGGCGATTGCCGGGCTGACCGGGCGCGAGGTTCAGGCCTATACGCCCGATCACGGCCGCCCCGGCAAGCCGGTGATCCGGTCGCTGGAGCAGGAGATCGCCCGCACCGTGCGCGCCCGCGCCGCCAATCCGAAATGGATCGCCGGCATGATGCGCCATGGCTACAAGGGCGCGCAGGAACTCGCCGCCACGGTCGACAATCTGTTTGGCTTTGCCGCGACCAGCCGGGCGGTCGAGGATCGGCATTTCGAGATGCTGGCCGAAGCCTATCTCGACGACCCCGAGGTGCGGGACTTTCTGGAGCGCAGCAACCCGGCGGCGGGCGCCGATATCGCCGACCGGCTGGCCGAGGCGCTCGGCCGCGGTCTGTGGCAGCCGCGATCGAACACCTGGCATGACAAGCTGGCGGCACTGTCGGCGCGATGGCGCGGCCGCACCGCCACGAACGACATTCAAGCACGGGAGGAAATGGAGCCATGA